From a single Haloarcula sp. DT43 genomic region:
- a CDS encoding arsenate-mycothiol transferase ArsC has protein sequence MADTLRFGFVCVQNAGRSQMSAAFAERERTRRGLDDEVEILTGGTDPADEVHPEVVEAMREVDIDLSDRVPRAVSDDELNSCTVVATMGCSTLDLDADVAVRDWALDDPHGQSVERVREIRDEIAARVADLFDEHTD, from the coding sequence ATGGCTGATACGCTACGGTTCGGGTTCGTCTGCGTCCAGAACGCCGGTCGGAGTCAGATGTCCGCGGCGTTCGCCGAGCGAGAACGGACCCGTCGCGGGCTCGACGACGAGGTCGAAATCCTGACCGGAGGCACGGACCCCGCGGACGAAGTGCATCCGGAGGTCGTCGAAGCCATGCGAGAGGTGGATATCGACCTGTCCGACCGGGTCCCGCGGGCGGTTTCGGACGACGAACTCAACAGTTGCACCGTCGTCGCGACGATGGGGTGTTCGACGCTCGACCTCGACGCCGACGTGGCGGTCCGCGACTGGGCGCTGGACGACCCACACGGACAGTCCGTCGAGCGAGTGCGGGAAATCCGAGACGAGATAGCGGCGCGCGTCGCCGACCTGTTCGACGAGCATACCGACTAA
- a CDS encoding DUF7560 family zinc ribbon protein, whose translation MPEYRFACPDCGACTTVDGGVRERLLAVGCPVCAEPADARAFVEVPAHTDT comes from the coding sequence ATGCCGGAGTACCGCTTCGCGTGTCCCGACTGTGGTGCGTGTACGACGGTCGACGGCGGCGTTCGGGAGCGCTTGCTGGCGGTCGGGTGTCCGGTCTGTGCCGAACCGGCCGACGCCCGGGCGTTCGTCGAAGTCCCGGCACACACCGAC